Below is a genomic region from Sinobacterium norvegicum.
CCCAGTAGCCAGCCATAGCTAAATACATGGTAAGCTTGACGATCGCCCGCAGGCCAGATTGGAGACTGACGCTGTATTTTATCCGTCATTGTCGGCCAATTGAAAATATCCCCTGCCTCGACCTCTGCTGGCAATACAGGCAGTCCTGCACAATGATTCAGCAGAGTCCGCACTGTTATCCCCTGTTTGCCTCCAGCGGCAAACGCCGGCCAATAGTCAGCGACAGCTGCATCCAAATCGATATCACCTCGATCAACCAAGCTTAATAAACAGGTTATCAATACGCCCTTGGTCACCGAAAACACATTCACCTGCGTTGTCTGCTGCCAAGGTTTCACGCCATCTCGGTCGCTGATTCCCGCCCACAAATCAACAACCAGCTCCCCCTCCATATACAGCGAGAAACTGGCACCGACTTCGCCATGATCAATAAAATTACGCTCGAAGGCTGTTTCCACTCCGGCAAACAGTGGATCACAAAAGCCCTGCACATCAATATGAGCAGCCATTACGACACCACGATATTGATGGGTTCAGCGGCGATAAATCCCGCCACCACACGCACCAACTGATCAACCATTCGCTGCCGACTCTCAATACTGCCCCAGCCACTGTGAGGGGTTACAATCAAATTAGGTATATCGGCCGCCAGCAAGGGATTTCCTGCTGTCGGTGGCTCGACAGTTAAGACATCAACAGCGGCGCCAGCTATTTCGCCAGCCCTCAGCGCATCCGCCAGGGCCTGTTCCTCAATAATGCCGCCGCGGGCGGTATTGATGATATAAGCTGTGGATTTCATTTGCTGCAGCTGTGACGCCGCGATCAAGCCTTTTGTTGCCTCTGTCAGCGGGCAGTGGATAGAGATAAAATCTGCCTCTGACAGCAGCTGCGCCAAGGGCACTCGTCCCGCCGGACAGATATTGCTTCCCGGCCGCTGAGCCACCATCACCTTCATCTCAAAGGCCTCGGCCATCGCCGCCACCGACTTGGCCGTCACCCCCAGACCGATCAACCCCAGCGTTTTTCCCGCCAGTTCAACAGCGGGAAAATCAAGTAGACAGAAATGCTCAGCACGCTGCCATTCACCCCGGCCAATCTGAGCGTTTGTCGGCAACAATTTACCCGCCAAAGCCAGCAGCATCATCATGGTATGCTGCATCAGTGATGGTGCCGAATAACCGACAATATTACTGACGACAACCCCGCGCTGCTTGGCCGCCAAGATATC
It encodes:
- a CDS encoding D-2-hydroxyacid dehydrogenase, whose translation is MIKAVVLDADTLVPEQLDLTGLSDLEGVEWQWYAATQPQECAERIADADIVLTNKVGIGEAEIAAAPRLKYIAVMATGTNVIDILAAKQRGVVVSNIVGYSAPSLMQHTMMMLLALAGKLLPTNAQIGRGEWQRAEHFCLLDFPAVELAGKTLGLIGLGVTAKSVAAMAEAFEMKVMVAQRPGSNICPAGRVPLAQLLSEADFISIHCPLTEATKGLIAASQLQQMKSTAYIINTARGGIIEEQALADALRAGEIAGAAVDVLTVEPPTAGNPLLAADIPNLIVTPHSGWGSIESRQRMVDQLVRVVAGFIAAEPINIVVS